One Calonectris borealis chromosome 15, bCalBor7.hap1.2, whole genome shotgun sequence DNA segment encodes these proteins:
- the CDC23 gene encoding cell division cycle protein 23 homolog isoform X2, which yields MAAAGVAAGLGSSDFSDLREIKKQLLSVAERSRERGLQHSGKWASELAFALDPLPLSELPPPPALTEEDARDLDAYTLAKSYFDLKEYDRAAYFLRGCKSQKAYFLYMYSRYLSGEKKKDDETVDSLGPLEKGQVKNEALRELRVELSKKHKARELDGFGLYLYGVVLRKLDLVKEAIDVFVEAAHVLPLHWGAWLELCNLITDKEMLKFLSLPDTWMKEFFLAHIYTELQLIEEALQKYQSLIDAGFSKSTYIISQIAVAYHNIRDIDKALSIFNELRKQDPYRIENMDTFSNLLYVRSMKPELSYLAHNLCEIDKYRVETCCVIGNYYSLRSQHEKAALYFQRALKLNPRYLGAWTLMGHEYMEMKNTSAAIQAYRHAIEVNKRDYRAWYGLGQTYEILKMPFYCLYYYRRAHQLRPNDSRMLVALGECYEKLNQLVEAKKEIVEHLEVSTAFRYLAQYYFKCKLWDEASACAQKCCAFNDTREEGKALLRQILQLRNQGETSSTDIAAPFFLPASLSANNTPTRRVSPLNLSSVTP from the exons ATGGCGGccgcgggggtggcggcgggaCTGGGGAGCAGCGACTTCTCGGACCTGCGGGAGATCAAGAAGCAGCTGCTGAGCGTGGCGGAGCGGAGCCGTGAGCGCGGGCTGCAGCACAGCGGGAAGTG GGCCTCCGAGCTGGCCTTTGCCTTGGACCCGCTGCCGCTGAGTGAGCTGCCGCCGCCCCCTGCGCTCACGGAG GAGGATGCTCGTGATCTGGATGCCTATACGTTAGCCAAGTCTTACTTTGACCTAAAGGAATATGACAGGGCTGCCTATTTTCTACGGGGCTGCAAGAGTCAGAAAGCTTACTTCTTGTACATGTACTCTAGATACCTG TcaggggaaaagaagaaggatGATGAGACAGTGGATAGTTTGG GACCTCTGGAAAAAGGACAggtgaaaaatgaagctttacGAGAATTGAGGGTTGAGCTCAGCAAGAAACACAAGGCACGGGAACTGGATGGATTTGGCCTTTATCT GTATGGTGTCGTGCTGCGGAAGCTGGACCTGGTGAAAGAAGCAATAGATGTGTTCGTTGAAGCTGCTCATGTCTTACCTTTGCATTGGGGAGCCTGGCTGGAACTTTGCAACTTGATTACAGATAAAGAGATG TTGAAGTTCCTGTCCTTGCCAGATACGTGGATGAAAGAGTTCTTTCTTGCACACATTTATACAGAGCTGCAGCTGATAGAGGAGGCTCTGCAGAAGTATCAGAGTCTCATTGATGCAGGATTTTCCAAAAGTACTTACATCATCTCTCAGATTGCAGTTGCCTACCACAATATCCGAG ATATTGACAAAGCTTTATCCATCTTTAACGAGCTAAGGAAACAAGATCCTTACAGGATAGAAAACATGGACACTTTCTCCAACTTGCTATATGTAAGG AGCATGAAGCCTGAGTTGAGCTACCTCGCTCACAATCTCTGTGAGATAGACAAGTATCGTGTTGAGACCTGCTGTGTAATTG GGAATTACTATAGCTTGCGTTCCCAGCATGAAAAAGCAGCACTTTATTTCCAGAGGGCCTTGAAACTGAATCCTCGTTATCTGGGAGCCTGGACACTCATGGGACATGAGTACATGGAAATGAAGAACACATCTGCAGCTATCCAGGCTTATAG ACATGCAATAGAGGTGAACAAAAGGGACTACAGAGCATGGTATGGCTTGGGGCAAACCTATGAAATCCTCAAAATGCCATTTTACTGTCTTTATTACTATCGACGGGCCCACCAGCTCAG ACCAAATGATTCTCGTATGCTGgttgctctaggagaatgctacGAGAAACTCAATCAGTTGGTGGAAGCTAAAAAG GAGATAGTGGAGCATCTGGAGGTCAGCACTGCCTTCCGTTACCTGGCCCAATACTACTTCAAGTGTAAGCTCTGGGATGAAGCCTCAGCATGTGCTCAGAAATGCTGTGCATTCAATGAT actagagaagaaggaaaggcCCTGCTGCGGCAGATCTTACAGCTTCGCAACCAAGGAGAAACCTCATCCACAGATATTGCTGCTCCCTTTTTCCTCCCTGCGTCATTGTCAGCCAACAACACTCCCACACGTCGTGTCTCCCCACTCAACCTGTCTTCTGTAACACCATGA
- the CDC23 gene encoding cell division cycle protein 23 homolog isoform X1, translated as MAAAGVAAGLGSSDFSDLREIKKQLLSVAERSRERGLQHSGKWASELAFALDPLPLSELPPPPALTEEDARDLDAYTLAKSYFDLKEYDRAAYFLRGCKSQKAYFLYMYSRYLSGEKKKDDETVDSLGPLEKGQVKNEALRELRVELSKKHKARELDGFGLYLYGVVLRKLDLVKEAIDVFVEAAHVLPLHWGAWLELCNLITDKEMLKFLSLPDTWMKEFFLAHIYTELQLIEEALQKYQSLIDAGFSKSTYIISQIAVAYHNIRDIDKALSIFNELRKQDPYRIENMDTFSNLLYVRSMKPELSYLAHNLCEIDKYRVETCCVIGNYYSLRSQHEKAALYFQRALKLNPRYLGAWTLMGHEYMEMKNTSAAIQAYRHAIEVNKRDYRAWYGLGQTYEILKMPFYCLYYYRRAHQLRPNDSRMLVALGECYEKLNQLVEAKKCYWRAYAVGDVEKMALVKLAKLHEQLNESEQAAQCYIKYIQDIYSCGEIVEHLEVSTAFRYLAQYYFKCKLWDEASACAQKCCAFNDTREEGKALLRQILQLRNQGETSSTDIAAPFFLPASLSANNTPTRRVSPLNLSSVTP; from the exons ATGGCGGccgcgggggtggcggcgggaCTGGGGAGCAGCGACTTCTCGGACCTGCGGGAGATCAAGAAGCAGCTGCTGAGCGTGGCGGAGCGGAGCCGTGAGCGCGGGCTGCAGCACAGCGGGAAGTG GGCCTCCGAGCTGGCCTTTGCCTTGGACCCGCTGCCGCTGAGTGAGCTGCCGCCGCCCCCTGCGCTCACGGAG GAGGATGCTCGTGATCTGGATGCCTATACGTTAGCCAAGTCTTACTTTGACCTAAAGGAATATGACAGGGCTGCCTATTTTCTACGGGGCTGCAAGAGTCAGAAAGCTTACTTCTTGTACATGTACTCTAGATACCTG TcaggggaaaagaagaaggatGATGAGACAGTGGATAGTTTGG GACCTCTGGAAAAAGGACAggtgaaaaatgaagctttacGAGAATTGAGGGTTGAGCTCAGCAAGAAACACAAGGCACGGGAACTGGATGGATTTGGCCTTTATCT GTATGGTGTCGTGCTGCGGAAGCTGGACCTGGTGAAAGAAGCAATAGATGTGTTCGTTGAAGCTGCTCATGTCTTACCTTTGCATTGGGGAGCCTGGCTGGAACTTTGCAACTTGATTACAGATAAAGAGATG TTGAAGTTCCTGTCCTTGCCAGATACGTGGATGAAAGAGTTCTTTCTTGCACACATTTATACAGAGCTGCAGCTGATAGAGGAGGCTCTGCAGAAGTATCAGAGTCTCATTGATGCAGGATTTTCCAAAAGTACTTACATCATCTCTCAGATTGCAGTTGCCTACCACAATATCCGAG ATATTGACAAAGCTTTATCCATCTTTAACGAGCTAAGGAAACAAGATCCTTACAGGATAGAAAACATGGACACTTTCTCCAACTTGCTATATGTAAGG AGCATGAAGCCTGAGTTGAGCTACCTCGCTCACAATCTCTGTGAGATAGACAAGTATCGTGTTGAGACCTGCTGTGTAATTG GGAATTACTATAGCTTGCGTTCCCAGCATGAAAAAGCAGCACTTTATTTCCAGAGGGCCTTGAAACTGAATCCTCGTTATCTGGGAGCCTGGACACTCATGGGACATGAGTACATGGAAATGAAGAACACATCTGCAGCTATCCAGGCTTATAG ACATGCAATAGAGGTGAACAAAAGGGACTACAGAGCATGGTATGGCTTGGGGCAAACCTATGAAATCCTCAAAATGCCATTTTACTGTCTTTATTACTATCGACGGGCCCACCAGCTCAG ACCAAATGATTCTCGTATGCTGgttgctctaggagaatgctacGAGAAACTCAATCAGTTGGTGGAAGCTAAAAAG TGCTATTGGAGAGCTTATGCTGTGGGAGATGTGGAGAAAATGGCACTGGTGAAACTAGCAAA gCTGCACGAACAGCTGAATGAATCCGAACAGGCAGCTCAGTGCTATATCAAATACATCCAGGATATCTATTCTTGTGGG GAGATAGTGGAGCATCTGGAGGTCAGCACTGCCTTCCGTTACCTGGCCCAATACTACTTCAAGTGTAAGCTCTGGGATGAAGCCTCAGCATGTGCTCAGAAATGCTGTGCATTCAATGAT actagagaagaaggaaaggcCCTGCTGCGGCAGATCTTACAGCTTCGCAACCAAGGAGAAACCTCATCCACAGATATTGCTGCTCCCTTTTTCCTCCCTGCGTCATTGTCAGCCAACAACACTCCCACACGTCGTGTCTCCCCACTCAACCTGTCTTCTGTAACACCATGA
- the CDC23 gene encoding cell division cycle protein 23 homolog isoform X3: MYSRYLSGEKKKDDETVDSLGPLEKGQVKNEALRELRVELSKKHKARELDGFGLYLYGVVLRKLDLVKEAIDVFVEAAHVLPLHWGAWLELCNLITDKEMLKFLSLPDTWMKEFFLAHIYTELQLIEEALQKYQSLIDAGFSKSTYIISQIAVAYHNIRDIDKALSIFNELRKQDPYRIENMDTFSNLLYVRSMKPELSYLAHNLCEIDKYRVETCCVIGNYYSLRSQHEKAALYFQRALKLNPRYLGAWTLMGHEYMEMKNTSAAIQAYRHAIEVNKRDYRAWYGLGQTYEILKMPFYCLYYYRRAHQLRPNDSRMLVALGECYEKLNQLVEAKKCYWRAYAVGDVEKMALVKLAKLHEQLNESEQAAQCYIKYIQDIYSCGEIVEHLEVSTAFRYLAQYYFKCKLWDEASACAQKCCAFNDTREEGKALLRQILQLRNQGETSSTDIAAPFFLPASLSANNTPTRRVSPLNLSSVTP, translated from the exons ATGTACTCTAGATACCTG TcaggggaaaagaagaaggatGATGAGACAGTGGATAGTTTGG GACCTCTGGAAAAAGGACAggtgaaaaatgaagctttacGAGAATTGAGGGTTGAGCTCAGCAAGAAACACAAGGCACGGGAACTGGATGGATTTGGCCTTTATCT GTATGGTGTCGTGCTGCGGAAGCTGGACCTGGTGAAAGAAGCAATAGATGTGTTCGTTGAAGCTGCTCATGTCTTACCTTTGCATTGGGGAGCCTGGCTGGAACTTTGCAACTTGATTACAGATAAAGAGATG TTGAAGTTCCTGTCCTTGCCAGATACGTGGATGAAAGAGTTCTTTCTTGCACACATTTATACAGAGCTGCAGCTGATAGAGGAGGCTCTGCAGAAGTATCAGAGTCTCATTGATGCAGGATTTTCCAAAAGTACTTACATCATCTCTCAGATTGCAGTTGCCTACCACAATATCCGAG ATATTGACAAAGCTTTATCCATCTTTAACGAGCTAAGGAAACAAGATCCTTACAGGATAGAAAACATGGACACTTTCTCCAACTTGCTATATGTAAGG AGCATGAAGCCTGAGTTGAGCTACCTCGCTCACAATCTCTGTGAGATAGACAAGTATCGTGTTGAGACCTGCTGTGTAATTG GGAATTACTATAGCTTGCGTTCCCAGCATGAAAAAGCAGCACTTTATTTCCAGAGGGCCTTGAAACTGAATCCTCGTTATCTGGGAGCCTGGACACTCATGGGACATGAGTACATGGAAATGAAGAACACATCTGCAGCTATCCAGGCTTATAG ACATGCAATAGAGGTGAACAAAAGGGACTACAGAGCATGGTATGGCTTGGGGCAAACCTATGAAATCCTCAAAATGCCATTTTACTGTCTTTATTACTATCGACGGGCCCACCAGCTCAG ACCAAATGATTCTCGTATGCTGgttgctctaggagaatgctacGAGAAACTCAATCAGTTGGTGGAAGCTAAAAAG TGCTATTGGAGAGCTTATGCTGTGGGAGATGTGGAGAAAATGGCACTGGTGAAACTAGCAAA gCTGCACGAACAGCTGAATGAATCCGAACAGGCAGCTCAGTGCTATATCAAATACATCCAGGATATCTATTCTTGTGGG GAGATAGTGGAGCATCTGGAGGTCAGCACTGCCTTCCGTTACCTGGCCCAATACTACTTCAAGTGTAAGCTCTGGGATGAAGCCTCAGCATGTGCTCAGAAATGCTGTGCATTCAATGAT actagagaagaaggaaaggcCCTGCTGCGGCAGATCTTACAGCTTCGCAACCAAGGAGAAACCTCATCCACAGATATTGCTGCTCCCTTTTTCCTCCCTGCGTCATTGTCAGCCAACAACACTCCCACACGTCGTGTCTCCCCACTCAACCTGTCTTCTGTAACACCATGA